One Brachybacterium aquaticum genomic region harbors:
- a CDS encoding sugar ABC transporter permease: protein MPFGRWFAEIGWRHVVGLLAIAFAVFPILFVISASVNPSGSLSATGLIPTQGVTFEHYAAMLSGERANFLRWYLNTIIVCGVVAVVQVFLSLLAAYAFSRFRFRGRRGGMLAVLLIMMFPAILSMIAVYTMIAGLGEVVPMLGLNTLAGYIAVLLGGALGQVWLIKGFFDTIPKSLDEAALIDGASHWQTFTRILVPSMTPILATTLLLALVGAMSEFLIGSIFLTDDSKKTLAVGMYGMFSSDRSNNLGVFAAGSVMVMLPVIILYQFLQRYIVGGSTAGAVKG, encoded by the coding sequence ATGCCCTTCGGGCGCTGGTTCGCCGAGATCGGCTGGCGCCACGTCGTCGGCCTGCTCGCGATCGCCTTCGCGGTCTTCCCGATCCTGTTCGTCATCTCCGCGTCGGTGAACCCCTCGGGCTCGCTGTCCGCGACGGGCCTGATCCCCACCCAGGGCGTGACCTTCGAGCACTACGCCGCGATGCTCTCCGGCGAGCGCGCGAACTTCCTGCGCTGGTATCTCAACACCATCATCGTCTGCGGCGTCGTCGCGGTTGTGCAGGTGTTCCTGTCGCTGCTGGCGGCCTACGCCTTCAGCCGCTTCCGCTTCCGCGGCCGCCGCGGAGGCATGCTCGCCGTGCTGCTGATCATGATGTTCCCCGCGATCCTGTCGATGATCGCGGTGTACACGATGATCGCGGGCCTCGGCGAGGTCGTGCCGATGCTGGGCCTGAACACCCTGGCCGGCTACATCGCCGTGCTGCTCGGCGGCGCGCTCGGCCAGGTGTGGCTGATCAAGGGCTTCTTCGACACGATCCCGAAGTCGCTGGACGAGGCGGCGCTCATCGACGGCGCCTCGCACTGGCAGACCTTCACCCGGATCCTCGTGCCGTCGATGACCCCGATCCTCGCCACCACCCTGCTGCTGGCGCTGGTCGGCGCGATGAGCGAGTTCCTCATCGGCTCGATCTTCCTCACCGACGACTCCAAGAAGACCCTCGCCGTGGGCATGTACGGCATGTTCTCCTCGGACCGCTCGAACAACCTCGGCGTCTTCGCCGCGGGCTCGGTGATGGTCATGCTGCCGGTGATCATCCTGTATCAGTTCCTGCAGCGGTACATCGTCGGCGGCTCCACCGCCGGCGCCGTCAAGGGCTGA
- a CDS encoding carboxylate--amine ligase, whose translation MPSASATDPGFDVVVLGAGLNSLNLTIAFHQQYGMRCTTVVRIPVAMNERTVTSDLITLGADATDEDMRDALIDLASQRPAGRPALLLTNADSLIDFIDRFRGDLEQHYTLAQVDAALLSRLADKAEFAEICQELGIDTVPTVIVDFSRAGEAGWNGHEELPWSYPVVGKAANTAEYHHVDFPGKKKVFFLETPAEQQDLVRRLRESGFTGRFLFQELIEGDDTAQRSITAYRSSRGKVTLLCAAQVLLGEHTPEALGRPAAMVTGDFPTLTAAAEKFLDAVDYVGFANFDVKVDPRTGRECFFEINPRIGRNNYYVTAAGEPVARHVVEDRLHDRDIDQVVVTAPILYTILPLRLVLSYVRDPALRAHVKQVARRGLRNPFRYRPEGLWLRAYSVISGANFVRKYRAVYPRPTDTGF comes from the coding sequence ATGCCCTCCGCCTCCGCGACCGATCCCGGGTTCGACGTCGTCGTCCTCGGGGCGGGTCTGAACTCCCTGAACCTCACCATCGCCTTCCACCAGCAGTACGGGATGCGCTGCACCACGGTGGTGCGCATCCCCGTGGCGATGAACGAGCGCACGGTGACCTCGGACCTCATCACCCTCGGGGCCGACGCGACCGACGAGGACATGCGCGATGCGCTCATCGACCTCGCCTCCCAGCGCCCCGCCGGCCGGCCCGCCCTGCTGCTGACCAACGCCGACTCCCTCATCGACTTCATCGACCGCTTCCGCGGCGACCTCGAGCAGCACTACACCCTCGCCCAGGTCGACGCCGCGCTGCTGTCGCGCCTGGCGGACAAGGCGGAGTTCGCCGAGATCTGCCAGGAGCTCGGCATCGACACGGTCCCCACCGTGATCGTCGACTTCTCCCGCGCGGGCGAGGCGGGCTGGAACGGCCACGAGGAGCTGCCCTGGTCCTACCCGGTGGTGGGCAAGGCCGCGAACACCGCCGAGTACCACCACGTCGACTTCCCCGGGAAGAAGAAGGTGTTCTTCCTGGAGACCCCCGCGGAGCAGCAGGACCTGGTGCGCCGCCTGCGCGAGTCCGGCTTCACCGGCCGATTCCTGTTCCAGGAGCTCATCGAGGGCGACGACACCGCCCAGCGCTCCATCACCGCCTACCGCTCCAGCCGCGGGAAGGTGACGCTGCTGTGCGCGGCGCAGGTGCTGCTCGGCGAGCACACGCCCGAGGCGCTGGGCCGCCCGGCCGCGATGGTCACCGGCGACTTCCCCACCCTCACCGCCGCCGCGGAGAAGTTCCTGGACGCGGTGGACTACGTGGGCTTCGCGAACTTCGACGTGAAGGTCGACCCCCGCACCGGCCGGGAGTGCTTCTTCGAGATCAACCCCCGCATCGGCCGCAACAACTACTACGTGACCGCCGCCGGGGAGCCGGTGGCCCGCCACGTCGTCGAGGACCGCCTGCACGACCGCGACATCGACCAGGTCGTCGTGACCGCCCCGATCCTCTACACGATCCTGCCGCTGCGCCTGGTGCTCTCGTACGTGCGTGACCCCGCGCTGCGCGCGCACGTGAAGCAGGTCGCCCGCCGCGGCCTGCGCAACCCCTTCCGGTACCGTCCCGAGGGCCTGTGGCTGCGGGCCTACTCGGTGATCTCCGGAGCGAACTTCGTGCGCAAGTACCGGGCCGTGTACCCGCGCCCCACCGACACCGGGTTCTGA
- a CDS encoding carboxylate--amine ligase, whose product MPDTPAHPYVAASTPEVDLVLLGGDIGIYALARAFHERYGVVSTVVTRKVAGPVADSTILKTVELGMSATEDEMIAALLQVGRDKAARPGGTRPVLLANADFLVALLAAHREELGEFYHLPLLDDDVLAAVADKATFSQMCAEIDVPTPRTVVLDFEGGTAPEVPELHLGWPVVAKASRSSAYSAVSFPGKRKVFEIADRAQLVDLVGRLTAAGYQDRFVVQEMIPGDDTAMLSVTAYVDTRGEVTLLGGAQVLLEEHTPGALGNPAAMFTTDLPEVFEQSVRFLQHSGYRGYANFDVKIDPRDGVAKFFEVNPRIGRNNYYMTAAGANVAEPVVADLVEQREMTRLVPREEILYSIVPWQLLRRYIIDPDLRARVQAIGRRRTVHPLAYEVEGPKRRFYVQAAKLNQVKKFLQHYPRPSADGF is encoded by the coding sequence ATGCCCGACACCCCTGCCCACCCCTACGTCGCCGCGTCGACGCCCGAGGTCGACCTGGTGCTCCTGGGCGGCGACATCGGCATCTACGCTCTGGCCCGCGCCTTCCACGAGCGCTACGGGGTGGTCTCCACCGTCGTCACCCGCAAGGTCGCCGGTCCCGTCGCCGACAGCACCATCCTGAAGACCGTCGAGCTCGGGATGAGCGCCACCGAGGACGAGATGATCGCCGCGCTGCTGCAGGTGGGCCGCGACAAGGCCGCCCGCCCCGGCGGCACCCGCCCGGTGCTGCTGGCGAACGCCGACTTCCTGGTCGCGCTGCTGGCCGCCCACCGCGAGGAGCTCGGCGAGTTCTACCACCTGCCGCTGCTGGACGACGACGTGCTCGCCGCGGTCGCGGACAAGGCCACGTTCTCCCAGATGTGCGCCGAGATCGACGTGCCCACCCCGCGCACCGTGGTGCTGGACTTCGAGGGCGGCACCGCCCCCGAGGTGCCCGAGCTGCACCTGGGCTGGCCCGTGGTCGCCAAGGCCTCCCGCTCCTCCGCGTACAGCGCCGTCTCCTTCCCCGGCAAGCGCAAGGTCTTCGAGATCGCCGATCGCGCCCAGCTCGTGGACCTCGTGGGCCGACTGACCGCGGCCGGCTACCAGGACCGCTTCGTGGTCCAGGAGATGATCCCCGGCGACGACACGGCGATGCTGTCGGTGACCGCCTACGTCGACACCCGCGGCGAGGTGACCCTGCTGGGCGGCGCGCAGGTGCTGCTCGAGGAGCACACCCCCGGCGCGCTCGGGAACCCGGCGGCGATGTTCACCACCGACCTGCCCGAGGTGTTCGAGCAGTCGGTGCGCTTCCTGCAGCACTCCGGCTACCGCGGCTACGCGAACTTCGACGTGAAGATCGACCCGCGCGACGGGGTCGCCAAGTTCTTCGAGGTCAACCCCCGCATCGGCCGCAACAACTACTACATGACCGCCGCCGGCGCGAACGTCGCCGAGCCCGTGGTCGCCGACCTCGTCGAGCAGCGCGAGATGACGCGCCTCGTGCCGCGCGAGGAGATCCTCTACTCGATCGTGCCGTGGCAGCTGCTGCGCCGCTACATCATCGACCCGGATCTGCGTGCGCGGGTGCAGGCCATCGGCCGGCGTCGCACCGTGCACCCGCTGGCTTACGAGGTCGAGGGCCC